A genomic region of Tolypothrix sp. PCC 7910 contains the following coding sequences:
- a CDS encoding efflux RND transporter periplasmic adaptor subunit: MIDTKQKTKIAYIFIASLLLFNANKAIAQESITQHQDMVMPQDHTGTHEGMNHNQQMVMPESNLSSQIASPENLLTGGIFLSGILVILGVLIFRRFPKDNHLGQKNLQLAEAITKETAENFQLTISPKTISTSTTQLDVPQENVTSDQLRKNSFKSTKTLLTLGVLMVMLGGISITTNLLKPASPMDEMTGMKDMKEQPSMGDMLRVDGSSNPIPVTVESVKPALLEASVRYTGSIYPYLQVTVYPRIMGQLTQYSAYPGDKVKAGQILARLNATEVSTEVEEAIAELNAAKSEAQIAKTELQEQYQEIKRMKAESDYLEQRLQRTQQGLLIWGAIPRVEFDRQRSEAVAAKASLSSAKIKLEHLQAQIAKTQAGILQANRKIQRLQVIESYKAIASPISGIVQERMVDPGIVVQPGMGILKIGDYSKVRLQANVAQQSLAGIEIGSPIVARIIGNSTAQPITGRVTSIFPKAGEETRTVTVEAVVNNPQRRILAGQAVEMQIITTRKPDALSVPQAALTESNGKQVVWVVAANSAQQKSVITGLTSGDRIEITSGLQPGDQVIVSGQERLFANSQVKAVNDSAVPVTSPSNPHQNHSSTVNNR, from the coding sequence ATGATAGATACAAAGCAAAAGACAAAAATAGCATATATTTTTATAGCCTCTCTATTACTATTTAATGCTAATAAAGCTATAGCACAGGAGAGCATAACCCAGCATCAAGATATGGTGATGCCTCAAGACCATACAGGTACACACGAGGGCATGAACCACAATCAACAAATGGTAATGCCTGAAAGTAATCTTTCTAGCCAAATCGCTTCCCCAGAAAACTTATTGACAGGAGGTATTTTCTTATCGGGAATTTTAGTAATTTTGGGAGTTTTAATCTTTCGCCGCTTTCCTAAAGACAATCACCTTGGGCAGAAAAATTTACAATTAGCCGAAGCAATCACAAAGGAAACTGCGGAGAATTTTCAACTAACAATCTCTCCTAAAACGATAAGTACTTCCACTACCCAACTTGATGTTCCACAAGAGAATGTAACTTCCGACCAACTAAGGAAAAATTCGTTTAAATCGACCAAAACTTTGCTCACACTGGGAGTTTTAATGGTGATGCTGGGTGGGATTTCTATAACAACTAACCTGCTCAAGCCTGCTTCGCCAATGGATGAGATGACAGGGATGAAAGACATGAAAGAGCAGCCATCAATGGGAGATATGTTGCGGGTGGATGGTTCATCTAATCCAATTCCTGTCACTGTTGAGTCAGTTAAACCTGCTCTTTTGGAAGCAAGTGTGCGTTATACAGGGTCAATTTATCCATATTTGCAAGTTACAGTTTATCCCCGAATCATGGGACAGCTCACTCAATACTCTGCCTATCCCGGAGATAAAGTGAAAGCAGGACAAATTTTAGCAAGGTTGAACGCAACGGAAGTTTCTACTGAGGTAGAGGAAGCGATCGCAGAATTAAATGCTGCTAAATCAGAAGCACAAATTGCCAAAACTGAACTACAAGAGCAATATCAAGAAATCAAACGCATGAAAGCTGAGTCTGATTACTTAGAGCAAAGACTACAGCGCACCCAGCAGGGTTTATTAATTTGGGGAGCGATTCCCCGTGTTGAATTTGACAGACAAAGAAGCGAGGCTGTAGCAGCCAAAGCATCTTTAAGTTCAGCAAAGATTAAATTAGAACATCTCCAAGCCCAGATAGCCAAAACTCAAGCGGGAATACTGCAAGCTAATCGCAAAATTCAGCGTCTTCAAGTTATAGAAAGCTATAAAGCGATCGCATCGCCAATTTCTGGGATTGTGCAAGAACGCATGGTAGACCCTGGAATTGTCGTGCAGCCTGGGATGGGGATTCTCAAGATTGGCGATTACAGCAAAGTGCGCCTGCAAGCCAATGTCGCCCAGCAAAGTCTAGCAGGGATAGAAATTGGTTCTCCAATTGTGGCAAGGATTATTGGTAACTCAACTGCCCAACCCATCACAGGGAGAGTCACCAGTATTTTTCCTAAAGCGGGCGAAGAAACCCGGACTGTAACAGTCGAAGCCGTTGTGAATAATCCACAGAGGCGAATTTTGGCAGGACAGGCTGTGGAGATGCAAATTATCACCACCCGTAAACCTGATGCTTTGTCTGTTCCGCAAGCAGCACTAACTGAGTCGAATGGTAAACAAGTTGTGTGGGTGGTAGCAGCTAACTCAGCTCAACAGAAATCTGTGATTACAGGTTTAACCAGTGGCGATCGCATAGAAATTACTAGCGGATTGCAACCAGGCGATCAAGTAATTGTATCAGGACAAGAAAGACTGTTTGCCAACTCACAGGTGAAAGCCGTTAACGATTCTGCTGTGCCAGTTACATCCCCCAGCAATCCTCATCAAAATCACTCTTCCACAGTCAATAATCGCTAG
- a CDS encoding efflux RND transporter permease subunit: MKIGSVVRSSIGNPVVVLAMYLGILALAIFTLFQLPVRMMPYIESPLVAIVTMASGSSPQEVETYISKPIEQRMTVLDGVRYVRSSSQKDSSLVTIQFGWGQDMQRAVQAVQSVMKSAEGDITMDGFDTRSYWVLPIDPLNRPVLTLALRGEGWDLVKLRDFADNTLVERLKQVSNVQSVYIYGGYRRQLQVIVDRDKLAAYGLSILQVRDAIDRNNVSKGAGVLTKGDRELLVRSDERALGAQAILDYPILNQGDRLVYVRDVATVKDTHEELRSGYRYNGEAALGVNIIQRPDGSSPKVIAAVREELKRIQQQYPGLEFKEAYDNSHLVEIIGENTFDELLVSVLLAGLVILVFLENFRATAIVLISIPTSLAMSLLPFAPMGLSLNSSTLIGVLLAIGRLVDDSIVVIEAVERKLEEGKKPRIAAIEGTQEVFLAIAAATLVMAAALIPMTMSGGLTQLMFIGIVWPIIYALLASLVVSLTLTPLMAAYLLKPMHQHLGRKTGLQRLLTPIRYFFLGLERRYEKLLDLALNNRLIVLAVAISFIYLGSQLFPFVDQEMMPLADSGQFMATIEAEPGTSFARTDAIAQQFEQILQKQPEVVKISSEVGFELTSNSTYFTGYSMGGVNSASMIVTLKDRGERQRDIWQIMDGVDTEARRTIPDVRRIAMQAMGVDIMATSAAPIQLAVYGEDLGTLHRLADGVLRIAEATPGFKMVYNSSTLTQPEYQLKVNRRRAQELGLSVMDVTEQARYALQGGYTQQYYNRPNLRLNSILVRYNQKDRGNAQDLAATYLTTANGKQIPLAEVVTLERRLGPNLIEHLNGRRIVYVNGFYRQHGPASMALSMKVAMQAGTELNFSPGYGIESMGDMTDMEIEFGRLLRGLGLSLLLIYIILVVQFGSFIQPLNMMLSIPLELAGVFGGLLLAGQTFSTVSILGIIILSGIDVAGAILLIDLILTKRKQKILRDEAIRQAGPIRLKPILMTVIVTLVVIIKLAFFPDTGMDAYSPLATVILGGLSISTLLTLIVIPVMHSLVDDVTRLFFRPKKQQSKNFLES, encoded by the coding sequence ATGAAAATCGGCTCAGTTGTGCGCTCGTCAATTGGCAATCCAGTGGTTGTGCTAGCGATGTATCTTGGCATCCTTGCCCTAGCTATTTTTACACTCTTCCAACTGCCAGTACGGATGATGCCTTACATCGAAAGCCCCCTGGTGGCGATTGTGACAATGGCTTCTGGTTCCTCTCCCCAAGAAGTAGAAACCTACATCAGCAAGCCCATTGAACAGCGAATGACGGTACTTGATGGAGTGCGTTATGTCCGTTCAAGTTCTCAAAAGGATTCATCTCTAGTCACGATCCAGTTTGGCTGGGGTCAAGATATGCAACGTGCCGTACAAGCGGTGCAAAGTGTGATGAAATCCGCAGAAGGAGACATCACGATGGATGGGTTCGATACCCGTTCGTACTGGGTGTTACCGATTGACCCCCTCAATCGTCCCGTCTTGACTTTAGCGTTACGGGGGGAAGGATGGGATTTAGTCAAGCTCCGAGACTTTGCTGATAATACGCTGGTGGAGCGGCTAAAACAAGTCTCAAATGTTCAATCTGTTTATATTTATGGCGGTTACCGACGGCAACTCCAAGTGATTGTAGACCGCGACAAGTTGGCAGCTTATGGTTTGTCTATCCTTCAGGTACGGGATGCGATTGACCGTAACAACGTATCGAAAGGAGCAGGGGTACTGACGAAAGGCGATCGCGAACTTTTGGTACGCAGTGACGAACGCGCTTTAGGCGCTCAGGCAATTTTGGATTACCCTATTCTCAACCAGGGCGATCGTCTTGTCTATGTCCGAGATGTAGCTACTGTTAAGGACACCCACGAAGAACTGCGTAGTGGCTACCGCTACAATGGGGAAGCAGCTTTGGGTGTGAATATTATTCAGAGGCCAGATGGCAGTTCTCCCAAAGTGATTGCAGCTGTCCGAGAAGAACTCAAGCGCATCCAACAGCAATATCCTGGACTCGAATTTAAGGAAGCTTACGACAACTCTCATCTAGTAGAAATCATCGGCGAGAATACCTTTGATGAATTGCTAGTTAGTGTATTGCTAGCAGGCTTAGTTATTTTAGTATTTTTAGAAAATTTTCGGGCAACAGCAATTGTACTCATTTCCATTCCCACCTCTTTGGCAATGTCGCTTTTGCCATTTGCACCGATGGGTCTATCGCTGAATTCTTCCACCTTAATTGGGGTACTTTTAGCAATTGGGCGGCTTGTGGATGACTCAATTGTAGTGATTGAAGCAGTTGAGCGCAAGCTGGAAGAGGGGAAAAAGCCGCGAATTGCGGCAATTGAGGGGACACAGGAAGTTTTTTTAGCTATTGCTGCTGCTACTTTGGTCATGGCTGCGGCCTTGATACCAATGACTATGTCTGGCGGACTCACACAACTGATGTTTATTGGTATTGTCTGGCCGATTATTTATGCCTTGTTAGCTTCCCTAGTCGTGTCGCTGACACTGACACCCTTAATGGCTGCTTACTTATTAAAACCGATGCACCAGCATCTTGGTAGAAAAACCGGGTTGCAACGCCTCCTTACCCCAATTCGGTACTTTTTCTTGGGTTTAGAAAGACGCTACGAAAAATTACTAGACCTAGCTTTAAACAACAGATTAATCGTCTTAGCTGTGGCAATTAGTTTCATCTACTTAGGCAGTCAATTGTTCCCCTTTGTAGATCAAGAGATGATGCCTTTAGCTGATTCAGGACAATTTATGGCGACAATTGAAGCTGAACCTGGGACATCTTTTGCTAGAACTGATGCGATCGCCCAGCAGTTCGAGCAGATTCTTCAAAAACAGCCAGAAGTCGTGAAAATTTCTTCAGAAGTTGGGTTTGAACTCACCAGCAACAGCACTTACTTTACTGGCTACAGCATGGGTGGTGTCAACAGTGCCTCAATGATTGTCACGCTCAAAGACCGAGGTGAACGCCAGCGTGATATTTGGCAAATTATGGATGGGGTAGATACTGAGGCTCGTCGTACCATTCCTGATGTGCGGCGCATTGCTATGCAAGCAATGGGAGTAGATATCATGGCCACCTCCGCAGCTCCTATTCAGCTAGCTGTTTATGGGGAGGACTTAGGAACATTACATCGTCTTGCTGATGGAGTTTTACGAATTGCCGAGGCAACTCCCGGATTTAAAATGGTTTACAATAGTTCGACCCTTACTCAACCTGAATATCAACTCAAAGTAAATCGCCGTCGTGCTCAAGAACTTGGACTCAGTGTTATGGACGTGACTGAACAGGCTCGTTACGCCTTGCAAGGAGGATACACTCAGCAATATTACAATCGACCAAACTTGAGGCTGAACTCTATTCTAGTGCGCTATAACCAGAAAGACCGAGGAAATGCTCAAGACTTAGCAGCAACTTACCTGACAACTGCAAACGGCAAGCAAATACCTCTTGCAGAGGTTGTCACCCTCGAACGTCGCCTTGGTCCTAATCTAATTGAACATCTCAACGGTCGCCGCATTGTCTACGTCAATGGGTTTTATCGCCAGCATGGCCCTGCTTCAATGGCTTTATCGATGAAAGTGGCAATGCAGGCGGGTACTGAACTTAATTTTTCCCCAGGCTACGGTATTGAGTCAATGGGCGACATGACTGATATGGAGATTGAATTTGGTCGGTTGCTCAGAGGGCTAGGGCTTTCCCTACTATTAATTTATATTATCTTGGTAGTTCAATTTGGCTCGTTCATTCAGCCCCTCAATATGATGCTGTCAATTCCTTTAGAATTAGCGGGGGTGTTTGGTGGCTTATTACTAGCTGGACAGACTTTTTCTACAGTTTCTATTTTGGGGATTATTATTCTGTCAGGAATTGATGTGGCTGGAGCCATATTGTTAATTGATTTAATTTTGACTAAACGCAAGCAAAAAATTCTTAGAGATGAAGCTATCCGCCAAGCTGGCCCTATTAGGCTCAAACCAATTCTTATGACAGTGATTGTTACTTTGGTAGTGATTATTAAACTGGCATTTTTCCCTGATACAGGAATGGATGCTTATTCGCCATTAGCTACAGTAATTCTAGGAGGATTAAGCATCTCTACCCTGCTGACGCTGATCGTTATTCCTGTTATGCACTCATTGGTAGACGATGTGACTCGATTATTTTTCCGTCCCAAGAAGCAGCAGAGCAAAAATTTTCTAGAGAGTTAG
- a CDS encoding IS1634 family transposase: protein MSKRLETLKSFTDESLRSLDLADDRLQAVLRYLSIDANWFSFESELGSSLLRVYDIVPEQVRLDSTTASSHCGVNPEGLFQWGHSKDNRPDLAQVKIMLSTLDPLGMPIATEILSGEKADDPLYIPAIDKVRSTIKKSGLLYIGDCKMSSIKTRTHIVLGGDFYLCPLTAKQVSNEELGKYLQPVWDGQQELTTIDYEYADAKTKNIADGFEREIIHEIEIDGQEISWSERQLVVRSLAIQKTAEKHLRQRIQKTVDALEQLKVPRRGKKKLTSYFEWLETCEAILNRYQTSGLFQVDIQTKRVKKVQKRYRERQARIVEEVGFDLSFKIDESAVKHQIQMLGWRVYVTNKNPNEFGLKQAVRAYRDEYLMERGFARLKNFPLSLTPIYLQREDHITGLIRLLSIGLRVLNLLEFQVRHNLEKEKEKLAGLYVGNPKRETARPSAEIILAAFKEITLLLIEVKNEIYAHLTALSPLQKRILALLGFPINIYTQLDGQSFTPE, encoded by the coding sequence GTGAGTAAGCGGTTAGAAACGTTAAAAAGCTTTACGGACGAATCTTTACGCTCGCTCGATTTGGCAGATGACCGTCTGCAAGCAGTATTACGTTACCTATCTATAGATGCAAACTGGTTTTCATTTGAGTCGGAACTAGGAAGTAGTTTGCTACGGGTGTACGATATTGTGCCAGAACAGGTACGTTTAGATAGTACAACGGCTTCAAGTCATTGTGGAGTTAACCCAGAAGGCTTATTTCAATGGGGTCACAGCAAAGACAATCGGCCGGATTTGGCGCAAGTGAAAATAATGCTATCGACATTAGACCCATTAGGAATGCCAATAGCGACGGAAATATTGTCAGGAGAAAAAGCAGATGACCCATTATATATTCCAGCAATAGATAAAGTACGTTCAACAATAAAAAAGTCAGGATTGTTATATATTGGTGACTGTAAAATGTCATCAATAAAGACAAGAACTCATATAGTATTGGGCGGAGATTTTTACTTATGTCCTTTAACAGCCAAGCAAGTATCTAATGAAGAACTAGGCAAATATCTCCAACCAGTTTGGGATGGTCAACAAGAACTAACAACTATAGATTACGAATATGCAGATGCAAAAACCAAAAACATAGCTGATGGCTTTGAAAGAGAGATTATCCATGAAATAGAGATTGATGGGCAAGAAATATCTTGGTCGGAAAGACAATTAGTTGTGCGCTCATTGGCGATTCAAAAAACAGCAGAAAAACATTTACGTCAACGAATACAGAAAACAGTAGATGCTCTAGAACAACTTAAAGTGCCTCGACGTGGCAAGAAAAAGCTCACTTCATACTTTGAATGGTTAGAAACATGTGAAGCTATTCTCAACAGATATCAAACAAGTGGATTATTTCAAGTTGACATTCAAACAAAAAGAGTTAAAAAAGTTCAAAAAAGATACCGAGAGCGCCAAGCTAGAATAGTAGAAGAAGTAGGGTTTGACCTGAGTTTTAAAATTGACGAATCCGCAGTTAAACACCAAATTCAAATGTTAGGCTGGCGGGTTTACGTTACAAATAAAAATCCCAATGAATTTGGTTTAAAACAAGCAGTTCGTGCCTATAGAGATGAGTACTTAATGGAACGAGGATTTGCGCGGCTGAAAAACTTTCCTCTTTCATTGACTCCGATATATTTACAACGTGAAGACCATATTACTGGTTTAATAAGACTACTGTCTATTGGTTTGCGAGTTTTAAACCTTTTAGAATTCCAGGTTCGCCACAATCTAGAAAAAGAGAAAGAAAAACTTGCGGGTCTCTATGTTGGCAATCCGAAGCGAGAAACTGCAAGACCCAGCGCAGAAATAATTCTGGCTGCATTTAAAGAGATTACACTGCTATTGATTGAGGTTAAAAACGAAATTTATGCTCACTTGACCGCTCTTTCACCTTTGCAGAAGCGTATTCTTGCTTTACTAGGCTTTCCAATCAATATTTATACCCAACTTGATGGTCAATCTTTTACTCCTGAGTAG
- the ltrA gene encoding group II intron reverse transcriptase/maturase, which produces MNTVKPMYKWNKIPWRKLEKIVYKLQKRIYQATLRGDVKALRKLQKLLMKSWAAKCLAVRRVTQDNKGKKTAGVDGVKSLTPTQRLDLVNNLKLGTKVSPTRRVWIEKPGREEKRPLGIPTMKDRALQALTKLALEPEWEAYFEENSYGFRPGRSCHDAIVAIFNCIRFKPKYVLDADIASCFDKIDHEALLTKLNTSPTIRRQIRAWLKAGVIDSKQMFSTLEGTPQGGVLSPLLANIALHGMEKRIKESFPRRGTIKNGERIFYNAAHLVRYADDFVILHEDITVVQKCKEIIFEWLKDMGLELKPSKTKLVHTLNSHDGEPPGFDFLGFNIRQHKCGKYTTGKNSHGVKLGFRTIITSSKDKVQLHLLEIAQVIDKHKALSQVELIHKLNPIIIGWCNYYRAVSSCKIFYKLDFLVYQKLRRWANRRHPNKNKHWVSNKYWQTIGGDNWVFATRLEGTNPLVLRKHGQTKMVDHTKVKGESSPYDGNLVYWSTRMGQHPEMPKRMATLLKKQKGKCAHCGLHFKQEDVMEVDHKIPKSRGGKDNYDNWQLLHRHCHDTKTATDSSYGTKSGCNSAKPKPSSELTWFWEEDMLVMRYV; this is translated from the coding sequence ATGAACACGGTTAAACCGATGTATAAATGGAACAAAATTCCCTGGCGAAAGTTAGAGAAAATTGTTTATAAGCTGCAAAAAAGAATTTATCAAGCCACTCTTCGTGGTGATGTAAAAGCACTTCGTAAACTCCAGAAGTTGTTGATGAAGTCCTGGGCTGCAAAATGTCTCGCGGTTCGTAGAGTTACCCAAGATAATAAGGGTAAAAAGACGGCAGGTGTGGACGGTGTAAAATCACTGACCCCAACGCAACGTCTTGACCTAGTAAATAATTTAAAATTGGGTACAAAGGTCAGTCCAACCCGGAGAGTATGGATAGAAAAACCGGGAAGGGAGGAGAAAAGACCTTTAGGAATTCCTACAATGAAAGACCGCGCGTTACAGGCGCTAACCAAACTGGCTTTAGAACCAGAATGGGAAGCGTATTTTGAAGAGAACTCATACGGCTTCAGACCGGGACGCTCATGTCATGACGCAATTGTAGCAATTTTTAATTGCATAAGGTTTAAACCAAAATATGTTTTGGATGCCGATATTGCATCTTGCTTCGATAAAATCGACCATGAAGCACTGTTAACAAAATTAAATACATCCCCCACCATTCGCCGTCAGATTCGTGCTTGGTTAAAAGCGGGGGTGATTGACTCAAAACAGATGTTTTCAACGCTTGAGGGAACACCGCAGGGTGGTGTTTTGTCACCGCTCTTAGCAAACATTGCCCTCCACGGTATGGAAAAACGGATAAAAGAGTCATTCCCAAGAAGGGGTACTATTAAAAATGGTGAGCGAATATTTTACAATGCTGCCCACCTTGTCCGCTATGCCGATGACTTCGTAATTCTCCACGAAGACATAACCGTTGTCCAAAAGTGCAAAGAAATAATCTTTGAATGGTTAAAAGACATGGGTTTAGAACTAAAACCTAGTAAAACCAAACTGGTACATACCCTTAACAGTCACGATGGTGAACCTCCAGGATTTGATTTTCTGGGATTTAACATTAGACAACACAAATGTGGAAAATATACCACAGGTAAAAACTCTCATGGGGTAAAACTAGGTTTTAGGACAATCATCACTTCCAGCAAGGATAAAGTTCAACTACATCTATTAGAAATTGCTCAAGTAATTGACAAGCATAAAGCTCTTTCACAAGTGGAATTAATTCACAAATTAAATCCAATCATAATTGGATGGTGCAATTACTATCGAGCAGTTTCTAGCTGCAAAATCTTTTATAAATTAGATTTCCTGGTGTATCAAAAACTTAGACGCTGGGCAAATCGTCGTCATCCCAATAAGAATAAACATTGGGTGTCAAATAAATACTGGCAAACAATAGGCGGCGATAACTGGGTATTCGCCACAAGACTTGAGGGTACAAATCCCCTTGTTTTGCGTAAGCATGGTCAAACTAAAATGGTTGACCACACCAAAGTTAAAGGCGAATCGTCACCATACGACGGTAACCTGGTTTACTGGAGTACAAGAATGGGACAGCATCCTGAAATGCCAAAACGAATGGCTACATTGCTTAAAAAGCAAAAGGGAAAATGCGCCCACTGCGGACTGCACTTTAAACAAGAAGACGTGATGGAAGTTGACCATAAAATCCCTAAATCGCGAGGTGGAAAGGATAATTACGATAATTGGCAACTTCTACATAGACACTGCCACGATACAAAAACTGCTACTGATAGCAGTTATGGCACAAAATCTGGCTGTAATAGCGCCAAGCCTAAGCCATCCTCTGAACTTACCTGGTTTTGGGAAGAGGACATGCTGGTAATGCGGTATGTGTGA
- a CDS encoding DUF2808 domain-containing protein, which translates to MKTSFIYAVLFTLSSTAIIAPSYASTSIHDSNVPHIYGNTQFPRARWGNITHTFRLHVPQNSKAVSQLTIKVPENVTLSKDVSTNINVVNENGQKINTNVSVNGKTIVLAFTEPVTPNTKFNVDLKNLKRRSFSENSVYSFSVQEVGLNGEIPLGTAWFPLY; encoded by the coding sequence ATGAAAACTTCATTCATTTATGCTGTGTTATTCACTCTCAGTAGTACAGCTATTATTGCGCCTAGCTATGCCAGTACTAGCATACATGATAGTAATGTGCCCCATATTTATGGAAATACACAATTCCCTCGCGCACGCTGGGGAAATATCACACATACTTTCCGGTTGCATGTTCCTCAAAATAGCAAAGCTGTCAGTCAACTAACTATCAAAGTTCCAGAAAATGTCACTCTAAGTAAAGATGTCAGCACTAATATTAATGTTGTCAATGAAAATGGACAGAAAATTAATACCAATGTGTCTGTTAACGGTAAAACAATAGTACTCGCTTTTACAGAACCAGTTACTCCAAACACTAAATTTAATGTTGACCTGAAAAATCTAAAAAGGCGAAGTTTTTCTGAGAATTCTGTCTACAGCTTTTCAGTTCAAGAGGTTGGACTTAATGGAGAAATTCCTCTTGGTACAGCTTGGTTTCCCCTCTACTAA
- the rppA gene encoding two-component system response regulator RppA — MRVLLVEDESDLGSAIKRTLHQQKYLVDWVMDGNEAWVYLENSSAQYTVAILDWMLPGISGLELCQRLRYKGNSLPILMLTAKDRMEDKVTGLDAGADDYLVKPFGMVELLARLRALQRRSPNFQPQQLTIGNLTLDYGNSTVVRQNATSEKERILLTNKEFQLLEYLMKHPNQIVTTEQIRNQIWEVNAESSSNVVAAQIRLLRRKLTSEDCPNPIETLHGMGYRLNFTDESK, encoded by the coding sequence ATGAGGGTACTGCTAGTTGAAGATGAGTCAGATTTAGGATCTGCTATTAAGCGAACCTTACATCAACAAAAGTATTTAGTTGATTGGGTAATGGATGGTAATGAAGCATGGGTTTACTTAGAAAATAGCTCGGCGCAATATACAGTAGCGATTCTTGATTGGATGCTTCCAGGAATTAGTGGTTTAGAATTGTGTCAGAGACTACGTTATAAAGGCAATTCTCTTCCTATCTTGATGCTAACTGCTAAAGATAGAATGGAAGATAAAGTTACTGGCTTAGATGCAGGTGCAGATGACTACTTAGTGAAGCCCTTCGGAATGGTGGAATTACTTGCACGATTGCGGGCTTTGCAGCGTCGTTCTCCAAACTTTCAACCCCAACAACTGACCATTGGGAACTTGACTCTAGATTATGGCAACAGTACGGTTGTCAGACAAAATGCTACAAGTGAAAAGGAAAGGATTCTTTTGACTAATAAGGAATTCCAACTATTAGAATATTTGATGAAGCACCCCAACCAGATTGTTACTACTGAACAAATTCGCAATCAGATTTGGGAAGTTAATGCGGAATCCAGTAGTAATGTAGTGGCAGCGCAAATACGTTTGTTACGTCGTAAACTCACGAGTGAAGACTGTCCTAACCCAATTGAAACTTTGCACGGTATGGGGTATCGTCTTAACTTTACTGATGAATCAAAATAA